In one Microbacterium invictum genomic region, the following are encoded:
- a CDS encoding DUF4118 domain-containing protein → MKRGRLRVLLGAAPGVGKTYEMLEEGRRLSGEGRDVVVAIVETHGRAATAAQIEGLEVMPRRIVEHRGVELTGLDLDGVLARRPEIALVDELAHTNAPGSRHDKRWKDVEALRDAGIDVITTVNVQHIESLNGVVEQITGIPQRETVPDAVVRGADQIEVVDLAPQSLRDRLSSGLVYPAERIDAALSNYFRLGNLTALRELALLWLADEVDSALKSYRAEHGIEGTWQARERVVVALTGGPEGETLLRRGARIAARSAGGELLAVHVSSQDGLRTSSPAALAQQRALVESLGGTYHQVVGDDIPRALVEFARSVNASQLVIGVSRRGRLAAALTGPGIGATVIRESGDIDVHIVTHAAAGGRFALPRVRGGALSVKRRVLGFVTALVGGPLLSAVLSTFRSEESITSDVLFYQLLVVVVALIGGIWPALFAAVLSGLTLDFLFVEPLYTVTIDDPLHALALGLYVIIAILVSYIVDQAARAARVARRAAAESELLATVAGSVLRGESAIPALVTRTREALGLAGVRLATADGTTIATDGEPVRGDDFVTMDIGRGPDGEPRGRLELHGTLGARERRLLDAITAQLAAALEHTDLTATARAADALAEADQVRSALLSAVSHDLRRPLAAALAAIGGLRAAGDQLSPADRRELLETADESLSTLAQLVTDLLDVSRVQAGVLAVSLSPVDAAGAVLAALDELDLGPDDVELGLDPDVPALTADPVLLQRVLVNVLANARRHSPDGARVLVTTSRLGQSAEIRIVDRGPGVSAERQEDMFAPFQRLGDVDNTTGLGLGLALSRGFTEGMGGALTPENTPGGGLTMVISLPLADTPAPIPTRSERA, encoded by the coding sequence GTGAAGCGCGGGCGGCTGCGCGTGCTGCTCGGAGCGGCACCGGGCGTGGGCAAGACCTACGAGATGCTCGAAGAGGGCCGGCGCCTGTCAGGAGAGGGGCGCGACGTCGTCGTCGCGATCGTCGAGACCCATGGCCGCGCCGCGACGGCCGCGCAGATCGAGGGTCTGGAGGTCATGCCGCGCCGCATCGTGGAGCATCGCGGGGTCGAGCTGACCGGACTCGACCTCGACGGGGTGCTGGCGCGACGCCCCGAGATCGCGCTCGTCGACGAGCTGGCCCACACCAACGCGCCGGGATCCAGGCACGACAAGCGGTGGAAGGACGTCGAGGCCCTCCGCGACGCGGGGATCGACGTGATCACCACCGTCAACGTCCAGCACATCGAGTCGCTGAACGGGGTGGTGGAACAGATCACTGGCATCCCGCAGCGCGAGACCGTGCCCGACGCGGTCGTGCGCGGCGCCGACCAGATCGAGGTGGTCGATCTCGCCCCCCAGTCGCTGCGCGACCGGCTCTCGTCAGGGCTCGTCTACCCCGCGGAGCGGATCGACGCGGCCCTGTCGAACTACTTCCGCCTCGGCAACCTCACGGCGCTCCGCGAACTCGCCCTGCTGTGGCTGGCGGACGAGGTCGACAGCGCCCTGAAGTCCTATCGGGCCGAGCACGGCATCGAGGGCACCTGGCAGGCCCGCGAGCGTGTGGTCGTGGCCCTCACCGGTGGACCCGAGGGCGAGACCCTGCTGCGTCGCGGCGCGCGCATCGCCGCCCGCTCGGCCGGCGGCGAGCTGCTCGCGGTGCACGTGTCGAGCCAGGACGGGCTGCGGACGTCGAGCCCGGCCGCGCTCGCCCAGCAGCGCGCCCTCGTCGAGTCGCTCGGCGGCACCTACCACCAGGTCGTCGGCGACGACATCCCGCGCGCGCTGGTCGAGTTCGCCCGGTCGGTCAACGCGTCGCAGCTCGTGATCGGGGTGAGCCGCCGCGGGCGGCTCGCTGCCGCGCTCACCGGCCCGGGCATCGGCGCGACCGTCATCCGCGAGTCGGGCGACATCGACGTGCACATCGTCACGCACGCCGCCGCCGGCGGGCGCTTCGCCCTCCCCCGGGTGCGTGGCGGAGCGCTCAGTGTCAAACGCCGCGTGCTCGGTTTCGTCACCGCGCTCGTCGGCGGACCCCTGCTGTCGGCCGTGCTCTCCACCTTCCGCAGCGAGGAGTCGATCACATCCGACGTGCTCTTCTACCAGCTGCTCGTCGTGGTCGTCGCCCTCATCGGCGGCATCTGGCCCGCGCTGTTCGCCGCCGTGCTGTCGGGGTTGACCCTCGACTTCCTGTTCGTCGAGCCGCTCTACACCGTCACCATCGACGATCCGCTGCACGCCCTGGCGCTCGGCCTCTACGTGATCATCGCCATCCTCGTCAGCTACATCGTCGACCAGGCGGCCCGCGCCGCGCGCGTCGCCCGGCGCGCGGCCGCCGAGTCCGAGCTCCTCGCCACGGTCGCCGGCAGCGTGCTGCGCGGCGAGAGCGCGATCCCCGCCCTCGTCACCCGCACCCGAGAGGCCCTCGGACTGGCCGGGGTGCGTCTGGCGACCGCCGACGGCACGACCATCGCGACCGACGGCGAGCCCGTGCGCGGCGACGACTTCGTCACGATGGACATCGGCCGCGGGCCCGACGGCGAACCCCGGGGCCGCCTCGAGCTGCACGGGACGCTGGGCGCCCGAGAGCGACGTCTCCTCGACGCGATCACCGCCCAGCTCGCCGCCGCCCTGGAGCACACCGACCTCACCGCGACGGCGCGCGCGGCGGACGCCCTCGCCGAGGCCGACCAGGTGCGCTCGGCGCTGCTGTCGGCGGTCAGCCACGATCTGCGGCGCCCCCTCGCGGCCGCCCTCGCCGCGATCGGGGGCCTCCGCGCCGCGGGCGATCAGCTCAGCCCCGCCGACCGGCGGGAGCTCCTCGAGACCGCCGACGAGAGCCTGTCCACCCTGGCGCAGCTGGTGACCGATCTGCTCGACGTCAGCCGGGTGCAGGCCGGTGTGCTCGCGGTGTCGCTGTCTCCCGTCGACGCCGCCGGCGCCGTCCTCGCGGCCCTCGACGAGCTCGACCTCGGGCCGGACGACGTCGAGCTCGGGCTCGACCCCGACGTTCCGGCACTCACCGCCGACCCGGTTCTGCTCCAGCGGGTGCTCGTCAACGTGCTCGCCAACGCTCGACGGCACAGCCCCGATGGCGCCCGGGTGCTCGTGACCACGAGCCGTCTCGGACAGAGTGCCGAGATTCGCATCGTCGATCGCGGTCCAGGAGTCAGCGCCGAGCGCCAGGAGGACATGTTCGCGCCCTTCCAGCGTCTCGGAGATGTCGACAACACCACCGGGCTCGGCCTGGGCCTGGCCCTGTCGCGGGGGTTCACCGAGGGGATGGGCGGCGCGCTCACCCCCGAGAACACCCCCGGTGGCGGCCTGACGATGGTGATCTCGCTGCCGCTGGCCGACACCCCCGCACCGATCCCGACCCGAAGCGAGCGCGCGTGA
- the kdpC gene encoding potassium-transporting ATPase subunit KdpC: MSATRTTLRSVGVAVRAMVAFTVILGLGYTLLITGIGQLALPWQANGSLQRDASSAVVGSALIGQSWTDADGEALPEYFQSRPSAAGDGYDGGASSGSNQGPENADLIAAIEERKAAIAELEGVSPEQIPADAVTASASGLDPHISPAYALLQVPRVAEARGLPEEDVRDLVESMIQSRDLGILGEPRVNVLELNLALDARNQD; encoded by the coding sequence ATGTCCGCCACCCGCACCACCCTTCGCAGCGTCGGCGTCGCCGTCCGCGCGATGGTCGCCTTCACCGTCATCCTCGGTCTCGGCTACACCCTCCTCATCACCGGCATCGGCCAGCTGGCGCTCCCCTGGCAGGCGAACGGATCCCTGCAGCGCGACGCATCGAGCGCCGTCGTGGGCTCGGCCCTCATCGGGCAGTCCTGGACGGATGCCGACGGCGAGGCGCTTCCGGAGTACTTCCAGTCCCGCCCCTCGGCCGCCGGCGACGGCTACGACGGCGGCGCCTCGAGCGGGTCGAACCAGGGGCCCGAGAACGCCGACCTCATCGCCGCGATCGAGGAGCGCAAGGCCGCGATCGCCGAGCTCGAGGGCGTCTCGCCCGAACAGATCCCCGCCGACGCGGTCACCGCGTCGGCCTCGGGGCTCGACCCGCACATCAGTCCCGCCTACGCACTCCTCCAGGTGCCGCGCGTGGCCGAGGCCCGCGGGCTGCCCGAGGAGGACGTCCGCGATCTGGTGGAGTCTATGATCCAGTCCAGGGACCTCGGGATTCTCGGGGAACCGCGCGTCAACGTCCTGGAGCTGAACCTCGCGCTGGACGCCCGGAATCAGGACTGA
- the kdpA gene encoding potassium-transporting ATPase subunit KdpA, translated as MDASSVWTGVLQVATVVLLLVLIYRPLGDYIAHLFSSDRDLRVERGLYRLIGVDSRSEQSWQVYARSVLIFSVVGVLFVYTLQRLQQFLPYSLGLPAVPEALAFNTAVSFVTNTNWQSYSPELTLGYTVQFAGLAVQNFVSAAVGIAVAVALVRGFARRGAATIGNFWVDLVRGVGRLLLPLSILAAIALLIAGVVQNFTGFTEITTATGGTQLIPGGPVASQEAIKELGTNGGGFFNANSAHPFENPAPWTSVLQILLLLAIPVALPRAFGRMVGDNRQGYAILAVMASIAIVSIAAVSWLESLALGTAPQLAGSAMEGKEVRYGIFGSTLYAAATTLTSTGAVNSMHDSYTALGGMIPMINMMLGEIAPGGVGSGLYGMLVLAVIAVFVGGLLIGRTPEYLGKKIGPREIKLASLYILVTPTLVLAGTALSFALPGIREDVESTSIWNPGVHGLSEVLYAFTSAANNNGSAFAGLTANTPWLNTALGVAMLLGRFVPMVLVLALAGSLAAQKPVPTTVGTLPTHRPQFVGLLAILAVVVTALTYFPVLTLGPLAEGLV; from the coding sequence ATGGACGCCTCCTCCGTCTGGACCGGTGTGCTGCAGGTCGCCACCGTCGTCCTCCTCCTCGTGCTGATCTACCGTCCCCTCGGCGACTACATCGCCCACCTCTTCAGCTCCGACCGCGACCTGCGCGTGGAGCGGGGGCTCTACCGCCTCATCGGCGTCGACTCGCGCTCCGAGCAGAGCTGGCAGGTCTACGCGCGGAGCGTGCTGATCTTCTCGGTCGTCGGGGTGCTCTTCGTCTACACCCTCCAGCGGCTCCAGCAGTTCCTGCCCTACTCGCTGGGTCTCCCCGCCGTGCCCGAGGCGCTGGCGTTCAACACCGCGGTCTCGTTCGTCACCAACACGAACTGGCAGTCGTACTCGCCCGAGCTGACCCTCGGCTACACGGTGCAGTTCGCCGGGCTCGCCGTGCAGAACTTCGTCTCCGCGGCCGTCGGCATCGCCGTCGCGGTCGCCCTCGTGCGGGGATTCGCCCGGCGAGGCGCCGCCACGATCGGAAACTTCTGGGTCGATCTCGTCCGCGGCGTCGGGCGCCTGCTCCTGCCGCTGTCGATCCTCGCGGCCATCGCCCTGCTCATCGCCGGCGTCGTGCAGAATTTCACCGGCTTCACCGAGATCACCACCGCCACCGGCGGCACCCAGCTGATCCCCGGCGGTCCGGTCGCCTCGCAGGAGGCCATCAAGGAGCTCGGCACGAACGGCGGCGGATTCTTCAACGCCAACTCGGCGCATCCGTTCGAGAACCCCGCCCCGTGGACGAGCGTGCTGCAGATCCTCCTGCTCCTCGCGATCCCCGTGGCGCTGCCCCGGGCCTTCGGCCGCATGGTCGGCGACAACCGCCAGGGCTACGCCATCCTCGCCGTGATGGCCTCGATCGCGATCGTCTCGATCGCCGCGGTCAGCTGGCTGGAGTCGCTCGCCCTCGGCACCGCCCCGCAGCTGGCCGGCAGTGCGATGGAGGGCAAGGAGGTGCGCTACGGCATCTTCGGCTCGACGCTCTACGCCGCCGCCACCACGCTGACCTCCACCGGCGCGGTCAACTCGATGCACGACTCGTACACCGCCCTCGGCGGCATGATCCCGATGATCAACATGATGCTCGGCGAGATCGCGCCCGGCGGCGTGGGCTCGGGACTGTACGGGATGCTGGTGCTCGCCGTCATCGCGGTGTTCGTCGGCGGCCTGCTCATCGGCCGTACCCCCGAATACCTGGGGAAGAAGATCGGGCCGCGCGAGATCAAGCTCGCGAGCCTCTACATCCTCGTGACCCCGACCCTCGTGCTCGCCGGGACGGCGCTGAGCTTCGCCCTCCCCGGCATCCGCGAAGACGTCGAGTCGACCTCGATCTGGAACCCCGGCGTCCACGGACTGAGCGAGGTGCTCTACGCCTTCACCTCGGCGGCGAACAACAACGGATCGGCCTTCGCCGGCCTGACGGCCAACACCCCGTGGCTGAACACCGCCCTGGGGGTGGCGATGCTGCTCGGCCGCTTCGTGCCGATGGTGCTCGTGCTGGCCCTCGCCGGATCGCTGGCGGCCCAGAAGCCCGTCCCGACGACGGTGGGCACCCTGCCGACGCACCGGCCGCAGTTCGTCGGCCTTCTCGCGATCCTCGCGGTGGTCGTCACCGCGCTCACCTATTTCCCCGTTCTCACGCTGGGTCCCCTGGCGGAAGGTCTCGTCTGA
- the kdpB gene encoding potassium-transporting ATPase subunit KdpB, with translation MSTLTTSSGTPDVSTPSPRSTEEPRAPRAFGAAQLAQALPGALKKLSPAALWRNPVMFLVWVGAALTTVIAIAEPFLGGAGESGGTPVPAGFTWGIAVWLWLTVIFANLAESVAEGRGKAQAATLRKTRTSTMANRVSGYDAAGDPAAERAATAPVSSADLTLGDVVVVSAGELIPGDGDIVHGIATVDESAITGESAPVVRESGGDRSAVTGGTRVLSDRIVVRITSKPGETFVDRMIALVEGASRQKTPNEIALNILLASLSIVFVIVVLTLNPIADYAAAPASIPVLIALLICLIPTTIGALLSAIGIAGMDRLVQRNVLAMSGRAVEAAGDVTTLLLDKTGTITYGNRRASAFVRMPGVDARQVAEAAALSSLADPTPEGTSVVELAAAEGVSARMPAGAVAVPFTAQTRMSGLDLPDGTQVRKGAGSAVLAWLEAEGAAVSTQVRAQVVSETDVIASSGGTPLVVATLAPVERAQPGEPRGRILGVIHLKDIVKDGLRERFDELRAMGIRTVMITGDNPLTAKAIAAEAGVDDYLAEATPEDKLALIQREQEGGRLVAMTGDGTNDAPALAQADVGVAMNTGTSAAKEAGNMVDLDSDPTKLIDIVRIGKQLLITRGALTTFSLANDIAKYFAIIPAMFMGVFPGLAALNVMGLSSPASAVTSAIIFNAIVIVFLIPLALRGVAYRPASASQLLTRNLLIYGFGGVIAPFIGIKLIDLVVGLIPGF, from the coding sequence ATGTCCACACTCACCACGTCGTCCGGCACCCCTGACGTCTCGACTCCGTCCCCCCGCTCGACCGAAGAGCCGCGCGCCCCGCGCGCCTTCGGCGCGGCCCAGCTCGCCCAGGCCCTTCCCGGCGCGCTGAAGAAGCTCAGCCCCGCCGCACTGTGGCGGAACCCCGTCATGTTCCTCGTGTGGGTCGGCGCCGCCCTCACCACCGTGATCGCCATCGCCGAGCCCTTCCTCGGCGGCGCGGGCGAGTCGGGCGGCACCCCTGTGCCCGCCGGATTCACCTGGGGCATCGCGGTGTGGCTCTGGCTCACGGTCATCTTCGCCAATCTCGCCGAATCGGTCGCCGAGGGGCGCGGCAAGGCGCAGGCGGCGACCCTGCGGAAGACCCGCACCTCCACGATGGCGAACCGGGTGTCGGGCTACGACGCCGCCGGCGACCCCGCCGCCGAGCGCGCGGCGACCGCGCCGGTCTCGTCGGCCGACCTGACCCTCGGCGATGTCGTCGTGGTCTCGGCCGGGGAGCTGATCCCTGGCGACGGCGACATCGTGCACGGCATCGCCACCGTCGACGAGTCGGCGATCACGGGCGAGTCCGCCCCGGTCGTGCGCGAATCGGGCGGCGACCGCAGCGCCGTCACCGGCGGGACCCGGGTGCTGTCCGACCGCATCGTCGTGCGCATCACCTCCAAGCCCGGCGAGACGTTCGTCGACCGCATGATCGCCCTCGTCGAAGGGGCGAGCCGGCAGAAGACGCCGAACGAGATCGCGCTGAACATCCTCCTCGCGAGCCTGTCGATCGTCTTCGTGATCGTCGTGCTGACGCTGAACCCCATCGCCGACTACGCCGCTGCCCCCGCGAGCATCCCGGTGCTGATCGCCCTGCTCATCTGCCTCATCCCCACCACGATCGGTGCGCTGCTGTCGGCGATCGGCATCGCGGGGATGGACCGGCTCGTGCAGCGGAACGTCCTGGCCATGTCGGGACGCGCCGTCGAGGCCGCGGGCGATGTCACCACGCTGCTCCTGGACAAGACCGGCACGATCACCTACGGCAATCGTCGTGCGAGCGCGTTCGTGCGGATGCCGGGGGTCGACGCCCGGCAGGTGGCCGAGGCCGCGGCGCTGTCGTCGCTGGCAGACCCCACCCCCGAGGGGACGTCGGTGGTCGAGCTCGCCGCCGCCGAGGGCGTCAGCGCCCGGATGCCCGCCGGAGCGGTCGCCGTGCCCTTCACCGCGCAGACCCGCATGAGCGGGCTCGACCTGCCCGACGGCACCCAGGTGCGCAAGGGAGCCGGGTCGGCGGTTCTGGCGTGGCTCGAGGCGGAGGGCGCGGCGGTGTCGACCCAGGTGCGCGCCCAGGTCGTCAGCGAGACCGACGTGATCGCGTCGTCCGGCGGCACTCCGCTGGTCGTCGCGACGCTCGCCCCGGTCGAGCGCGCGCAGCCCGGCGAGCCGCGAGGGCGCATCCTCGGCGTCATCCACCTCAAGGACATCGTCAAGGACGGCCTCCGCGAGCGGTTCGACGAACTGCGCGCGATGGGGATCCGCACCGTGATGATCACCGGCGACAACCCCCTCACCGCCAAGGCGATCGCCGCCGAGGCCGGGGTGGACGACTACCTCGCCGAGGCGACGCCGGAAGACAAGCTCGCCCTGATCCAGCGCGAGCAGGAGGGCGGACGCCTGGTCGCGATGACCGGTGACGGCACCAACGACGCTCCGGCGCTCGCACAGGCCGATGTCGGAGTGGCGATGAACACGGGGACGTCGGCGGCGAAGGAGGCCGGCAACATGGTCGACCTCGACAGCGACCCGACGAAGCTCATCGACATCGTGCGCATCGGCAAGCAGCTGCTCATCACCCGCGGTGCCCTGACGACCTTCTCGCTGGCCAACGACATCGCGAAGTACTTCGCGATCATCCCGGCCATGTTCATGGGGGTCTTCCCCGGGCTCGCCGCGCTGAACGTGATGGGCCTGTCGTCGCCCGCGTCGGCGGTGACGAGCGCGATCATCTTCAACGCGATCGTGATCGTCTTCTTGATCCCGCTCGCGCTCCGCGGCGTCGCCTACCGTCCCGCCAGCGCCTCGCAGCTGCTGACGCGCAACCTGCTGATCTACGGATTCGGCGGCGTCATCGCCCCGTTCATCGGCATCAAGCTCATCGACCTCGTGGTCGGCCTCATCCCGGGTTTCTGA
- a CDS encoding response regulator, translating to MKILLADDDPQLVRALRITLAAHGYEVVAAPDGAAAVAMAAQAHPDIILLDLGMPRLDGMQVIEALRGWTSAPIIVVSGRTGSADKVDALDAGADDYVTKPFQIDELLARLRALSRRRGGAASEPMVIFGDVTVDLSARAVTRAGTRVHLTPTEWRMLEFLARNPGALVTRQTLLKEIWASENVQDSGYLRLYMSQLRRKLEPDPSHPVHLLTESGMGYRLVLDPA from the coding sequence GTGAAGATCCTCCTCGCCGACGACGACCCGCAGCTCGTCCGGGCTCTCCGCATCACCCTGGCCGCACACGGCTACGAGGTGGTGGCCGCGCCCGACGGCGCCGCCGCCGTGGCGATGGCCGCCCAGGCGCATCCCGACATCATCTTGCTGGATCTCGGGATGCCGCGGCTCGACGGCATGCAGGTGATCGAGGCCCTGCGGGGCTGGACGAGCGCCCCCATCATCGTGGTGTCGGGGCGCACCGGCTCGGCCGACAAGGTCGACGCGCTCGACGCGGGCGCCGACGACTACGTCACCAAGCCCTTCCAGATCGACGAGCTGCTCGCGCGGCTGCGCGCGCTCTCGCGCCGACGCGGCGGCGCGGCATCCGAACCGATGGTGATCTTCGGCGACGTCACGGTCGACCTCTCGGCGCGCGCCGTCACCCGCGCCGGCACCCGCGTGCACCTCACGCCGACCGAGTGGCGGATGCTCGAGTTCCTCGCTCGCAACCCCGGTGCCCTCGTCACCCGCCAGACCCTGCTGAAGGAGATCTGGGCCAGCGAGAACGTGCAGGACTCGGGGTACCTCCGGCTGTACATGTCGCAGCTGCGCCGCAAGCTCGAGCCCGATCCGTCGCATCCGGTGCATCTGCTCACCGAGTCGGGCATGGGCTACCGGCTCGTGCTCGACCCCGCCTGA
- a CDS encoding MFS transporter: MTAADRPALRLLFRGPRGRLLAALLLAEFAASVTGLSYAAVLPVAAAELDGLALYGPAVTITGVVSIAFMAFGAYLYGRIGAQAQLGISTAMLIVGVALSAGAPSMEVLIAGLAVRGVAAGIMGGLGMGVLSDVFPDAKERERAFGLYALMWVAPALAGPAVNGVLLVTVGWRASMAWPAVLIVIARALMSRYLRVVGWQRPPDPAKIRAPWAFLSIAAGVLVAQFGIASETPLGVAIAVAALALTLAVPFRRALRLTVPGERQAQAGGWILALVCGSYFGINALVPLLSATYLDASGVIGTVLVSIGPLAWALFSAGGLGARVSARGSYLLAAVAFPLAALGVAMFAVGLTKSVAIGAIGLGLVSALIGMAMGVVYPKVMTLAFERFRGLDGTNRAHGGVVLGVGEDVGTATGTTLLAGIGAVVIGMGTGWVAGLAAAFAVLLVVAWVMAGRSRLWRP; the protein is encoded by the coding sequence ATGACCGCCGCCGATCGCCCCGCACTCCGCCTTCTGTTCCGAGGGCCGCGGGGTCGGCTGCTGGCCGCGCTTCTGCTGGCCGAGTTCGCGGCGAGCGTGACCGGCCTGAGCTACGCCGCCGTCCTCCCCGTAGCAGCGGCCGAATTGGACGGACTCGCGCTGTACGGACCGGCCGTCACCATCACCGGTGTGGTCAGCATCGCGTTCATGGCGTTCGGTGCCTACCTCTACGGCCGTATCGGCGCGCAGGCACAGCTGGGGATCTCCACGGCCATGCTCATCGTCGGCGTGGCCCTCTCCGCCGGCGCCCCGTCGATGGAGGTACTCATCGCGGGCCTCGCAGTGCGAGGCGTCGCGGCCGGCATCATGGGCGGGCTCGGGATGGGTGTGCTCTCCGACGTCTTTCCCGACGCGAAGGAGCGCGAGCGCGCGTTCGGTCTCTACGCGCTCATGTGGGTGGCACCCGCCCTTGCCGGCCCTGCGGTCAACGGCGTCCTCCTCGTCACCGTCGGCTGGCGGGCATCGATGGCCTGGCCGGCCGTGCTCATCGTGATCGCGCGAGCCCTGATGTCCCGATACCTGCGGGTCGTCGGATGGCAACGACCCCCTGATCCGGCGAAGATTCGCGCACCATGGGCGTTCCTGTCGATCGCCGCCGGCGTGCTCGTCGCCCAATTCGGAATCGCATCGGAGACACCGCTCGGCGTCGCGATCGCTGTGGCGGCCCTCGCCCTGACTCTCGCCGTGCCCTTCCGTCGCGCCCTTCGGCTGACCGTCCCGGGCGAGCGTCAGGCCCAGGCGGGCGGATGGATTCTGGCGCTCGTCTGTGGGAGCTATTTCGGCATCAACGCGCTCGTCCCGCTCCTTTCGGCGACGTATCTCGACGCCTCCGGAGTCATCGGGACGGTGCTCGTGTCGATCGGTCCCCTCGCGTGGGCGCTGTTCAGTGCTGGCGGCCTGGGGGCGCGCGTGTCAGCGAGAGGCTCGTACCTGTTGGCCGCCGTCGCCTTCCCCCTCGCAGCCCTCGGAGTGGCGATGTTCGCCGTGGGCCTCACGAAAAGCGTGGCGATCGGGGCGATCGGGCTGGGCCTGGTCTCGGCACTGATCGGGATGGCGATGGGTGTGGTCTATCCGAAGGTGATGACGCTGGCGTTCGAACGATTCCGGGGCCTCGACGGCACAAATCGCGCGCACGGCGGAGTGGTCCTCGGGGTCGGGGAGGACGTCGGCACCGCGACAGGCACCACGCTGCTCGCCGGCATCGGTGCGGTCGTCATCGGAATGGGGACGGGGTGGGTCGCAGGGCTCGCGGCGGCATTCGCCGTGCTCCTGGTCGTCGCGTGGGTCATGGCCGGCCGCAGTCGGCTGTGGCGACCGTGA
- the kdpF gene encoding K(+)-transporting ATPase subunit F gives MTALSLIAAALAVAAVVYLVVALVKPEKF, from the coding sequence GTGACCGCGCTCTCGCTCATCGCCGCCGCCCTCGCCGTGGCGGCCGTCGTCTACCTCGTCGTCGCCCTGGTGAAGCCGGAGAAGTTCTGA